The genomic DNA AGATTgatcttttgttttttgagggaggaaaagcattaaataacttctcccgtctggggtgaggcgggaggaagtatcagacttttactgactaaaaccaccctgttccttctcctgctttgagctggagctgCGGTTACCTGTTACTgcatccgcagctccgaaatgggcatcagccctacttggctcctattgatctaaaaatattgttattgaacATACCAGCAGTTACTATGACAGCTTTCCTATACTGTTTCCCAGTAAGCAGTTCCTTTACTGAACTAGACCGCTGCATCTCCTTCCTCACATCTGACCGCATTTGGGATAACTTCTCGTCGATCATCTAATAAACGAAGAAGAAGGATTTAGACTcccttaaaacaaaaacatgattatgttatcggcttactcatgtaactgtttgaaaAACTCGAATGCAACAGTGCAACCGCGTCGTgggtcgcagaatgctgctcatgaatataaacctctagcatgacttgaaactagtcgaattcctcgtcaaacagttacgtgagtaataattaatttagtatatctcacgaaagttataataaaaaaccatgttattatacctatacaatATTCCAGACTAAAATTGAAAAGAATAAATGCTAATCAAATCTAGTGAACAGAAATGTGTGTGAAATTGACTAAGGTTTAGACATAAATTGTCGAATTTCGACATATTAAACAACAACAATTCGATGCGGATAAACTAGTTTCTTAGAAAAGGTTAAATAGAATTGATTGTACatataatatgaattttaacATGAAGGTAATACAAGACTACAAGGATAGTTTTATAACCAAAACCGAACAAGAATATGTACACATGTATTCCGtcaccaaaaacaaaacacgactgtataaacaaacatgtgttatacacacacaacgtcacgccttttatccccgaaggggtaggcagaggtgcacattacaacacgtaatgccactatacaatgtacacccatttttcaccatttgtataataaatcccatgtaataggggatgagcctattgccatatcctggacacaattccagactccgtgctactaccgagaaattttcgaaaatccgaaaaaagcccagtaatactttgcccgacccgggaatcgaacccgagaccccttgttcggcagtcacaCTGGCGAacactcgacaaacgaggcagtccacATGTATTATGTAGTACTTTGACATTATACAAACCTTTTCATTCTTACTCCCACTGAGTCTCAACAACTCTTTCCTCGCAACATCCACCTTGCCTTCTTTGAGCAAATAATAAGGAGTTTCAGGGATCCGCCAACAGGCTAGGAAGTAGCAAATAGGCATTACTATTAGGAAGTAGCTTAGTACTTGATAGGACACGAAGGACCCTATTGCCAGCATTAGGAGAGCTCCAAAACTGAACATGAACCTTGTGCCAGCTGTTAGAGTACCTCTGATCTCTTTGTCTGCTATTTCTGATAGATATACGCTTGTAACCTGTAAATAAAAGACAGgaatattacattattgtatACTGTATATGATTATATACTATGACACCATAAGGTAAGcttccacaggtccgcatcgcacgcaacggattttagtttgtatagTATACAAATGCGTCCACTGATTCGTATCGTACGGACGCATACAACCAGTTTGATACGATCcatccgatgcgtacgatgcggacctgtggacacTTGCCAATAGTGATTTAGAATTGagaaagaataaattattatagaaattgtAACGAACTTCAGGAGTGGTCGCATCAAGCCCGATTGAGCAAGGGAttacatttaaatttcaaattgttCATAAAAAGCTCGGCATTTGATTCCAATTAGTTACCTACACATGTCCTATTAAATAAGATTCAGGACATAACTGCTATAATATAGATTTGGCTTGATACTCCATGTGCGGTATCGGTCAGGGATCAGATAATGGGAAAGTTTTTAAGAAGattcaaataatgaaaaaaaaaattgaggttggtaatcatccaaagacttctcccaccttgggtgaggcgggagggagtgtcaaactgttactgactaaaaaccaccccgttccttcttctgctttgagccggagccccggtaacctgttacgttgtccgcagctccggaaaataatgaaaacttaCGGTAGTAATCATGCCGGACCCAAGTCCCCACGAAAACCTGCCGATGTATAGCAACCAGGGTTTAGTTGCGTGCAACACGAACACCTGCGAAAATAGAAAATCACATACATAATTCATACATTACCTTTGAAAAAGCGAGTAGATAATATGTTCATAAAGGAGTTAGAAAATTGTGAATTCAAACTACAATTATTGTATGTTACAATTTAGTCCTTTAGTTAATAATGGTTTATGCCAATCCTCAAGATAGCGCCTATATTGTAAAGGTTTAATTATATATAGAACGCCTTTCATATAGCCTTGTTTTAGCCCTATACATAGACTCCAGCTTTATCTGTAGatagcaataaattaattgaactgCCCAATTTTAAACTACCATGCAAATACAGAAAATAGACATTAGAATAGACATCATGTGTCTTTGacagcacggttggtgcggtggctggacaactggctgccgcgcaaagtGTCGCaggttcgaatcccgcacggagcaactctttgtgtgatctacaaattgttgttccgggtctgggtgtgatgtgtatgtgaacgcacccacgacacaggagaaaatcctaatgtagagCAACGTATTTTTAATCCTAatgtagaaaaaataaagagaaGTAGAGATACATACCGTGCCAACAATGAAAGGCAAAGCACTAGCAAGTAGAGTGACTCGCCTGCCGAACTTGTCTGACACTCCGCTAGCGGCCAGGCTGCCTGTGACCATGCCTGGCGATATTATCGCCACCACCCACGAGATCTCgctctgtaaaataaatatttttattttacagtttagttaatatatatttttattttacagtttagtTAAGAACCAATACTGCAATTACTGTTAGTCTATGCTTtgtataaaactaatattttacttaaaactttaaaactgcTTAGACTGCAGTGTTGGCCCGGTGCCGTTTAGCGGATTCTATACCCGCACGGAGGAACTGATTGTACGTATGTAATGTTATTTCACAATATTGAAGCGTTTAAGCAAAAAATATGACATCAcggtgtaaataaattattaaatatataggtaacaTGTATTGTGTCAAAAAATATCATGGCGGCTCGGAAGTTTAAGACGAGTGTGGGTCGGAAACTTACCAACgtcaagtaccaatatgacgttttccaagttatatgtactttctaagattatgtTAGAAACCAAtggcaaacggtgaaggaaaacatcgtgaagaaacctggacttacaagttctaattataggttaaacttgaaatcgccaacctgcattgagcacatgtggtgattaatactcaaaccttctctgtgcaagaagaggcctttggtcagcagtggccacttgtaggctgttgatgatgatcaaTCATCATGGCAATCTAAACGTTTGTGCTACACTATTTACGGCATTGCTGGTAAGTCCGTCTTAagataattcatagaaaaaaacaatatgtaggCAGACATGGCCACcaaatgaataaaaacattaagGTCAAATCTTTGGtaaaaaaaagacttattaCTGCTTACTACTTACTTTGCTTCTTGTAACATATGTGCTATCAAATTGAAACTACAAACAAAACCTTTAACTAAAACTTGAGAACCAACTaagtttttataagtaaataaaaaatctaagaatGTGTTATACCTATTCATATGTCATAATCGATTAAAGTTAAACGATCAAGTCTATTCGATATAAATAATACCACAAATCttctaataaaacattttaattaaagcttCATCTTTTTTAATCCATAATTGCCAATACCTAGCATCAGATACTAACAGGTTTTAAATCAATCTAAAAGTCAGTACATCATTCATCTCGTGATATCTTTTAATTCTGTGTTTTCGTTGATCTCTACTTCACCTTGTTCGTTCTGATCATCAGGTGTATCGTATATATCACCTTGCAATTCCACTTGTATTTCTCTCAAACTTTTTCCTTTCGTTTCTGGAACGATAACATATGTAAATATAGCTCCAGTAAACGCCATAACAGCGTATAACCAAAATACTCCGCACAGCCCCGTCCAGTCCTCCATTGGTTGATACCCTTTCACTACAATAAAAGTTATGAAggcagaaaaaatatttaacacagtCATTGCCACAGATCTTACGTTTAAAGGGAAGATTTCTGacggaataataaatattaaagtatcaAAACCTACACTAGATATAACTATAGAAATGATAATCCCTACGAATACGACGAAACGGAATGGGTTTGAAGATTCATCGTCGATGCCAATGACTTGTTGGAGGAAGAAGTAGACTCCGACCATGGCAAGCATCACGCAGGAGCCCAAATAGGAGTAAATGAGCAGTGGACGACGGCCCACCCTGTCAACGATCATTGGCGATATCAAACCTGGAAAGAGGAGAAAAGACTGTATGTATCATCGACATTTCCATAGGCGTAACACTCATATTTGCCTCgactaataaaaaatcaatagagAACAGAAATTGCCAGATTAACATTatacataactttttttatggaatagggcaAACAAGCAGTAggacacctgatggtaagcgatcaacgccgaccaccgcaacaccagaggaggcaCAGGTGCGTTTCCGGCCTTTAAAAAGAAGTACGTTCCCTAATAACTGTGTACATTTACAAGTTATTAGGATAAGTTATTACAGAGCTAGTCAATAGACGAATAAGTGTCCTGAACAGGTGATCTAAGACTTGTCGACCTGACAGACTCAGTATAACTTCCAAGCTATAAACTAAAACTCTCACGATCTCATTTGCATTCATGAATGCTCAAGTCAGAGCTCTTGGAGTTAGCATTAGCGCAATAGTTCCCGCAAGGTAAAGTCCAATGCATATTTGATCACAAGTAAGTTTGTTCTTACCGACTGCAAATCTCACTGCTCCGAAAATAATGAGGGCCGTTGAAACTGGTAAGCCGCAGTTGCTTTGTTGAATGATGCGACCCATGTACTGTTGGATCGGGATACTGCCAGCGAAGAGTTGGGTGAATCGAAGACCTTGAATTGAAAAACAGTGGATTAAACGaagattatttattgttaataccAAGCTTTAATGTGGAATTTAATACTGTCTATAACTCgccttatatttttaaagtagtccagtttaggtaggtaattattgtCAAAGATATTTCTTTCCACTTTAAAGATTAGATTAAAATATGTACCGTGCGGCGTGCATGCACTGTAGTTCTCATAACATAATGGGCGAAAAAGTTGTTAGGtaaacacttaatattataatgctttTTGCCCTCCATTTTGGGGTTTGAAAAGAGATGTTAGGTTATGTATAGATTgatcttttgttttttgagggaggaaaagcattaaataacttctcccgtctggggtgaggcgggaggaagtatcagacttttaccaccactaaaaccacctcgttccttctcctgctttgagctggagctgCGGTTACCTGTTACTgcatccgcagctccgaaatgggcatcagccctacttggctcctattgatctaaaaatattgttattgaacATACCAGCAGTTACTATGACAGCTTTCCTATACTGTTTCCCAGTAAGCAGTTCCTTTACTGAACTAGACCGCTGCATCTCCTTCCTCACATCTGACCGCATTTGGGATAACTTCTCTTCGATCATCTGAAAAACAGAAGAAGGATTTTAAGCTGCCttaaagcaaaaatatattaattattatgttattggcttactcatcTAACTGTTTGAAAAACTCGACTGCAATAGCACGACTGCATCGTgggtcgcagaatgctgctcatgaatataaacctagcatctagcatggcttgaaactagtcgagttcctcgtcaaacagttacgtgagttagccgaaaacgtaataattaatttagtatatctcaggaaagttataataaaaaacatgctATTATACCTATACAAACCTAAGATCACAATTGAAAAGTATAAAATGCTAATCAAATCTAGTGAATAGAAATGTGAGTGGAATTGACTAAGGTTTAGACATAACTTGTCGAATTTCGACATGTTAAACTATTGGGTCGATGCGGATAAACTAGTTTCTTAGAAAAGGTTAAATAGAATTGATTGTACatataatatgaattttaacATGAAGGTAAAACAAGACTACAAGGGTAATAACCAAAGCCGAACAAGACTATATACAAACATGTGTTATAcatatccccgaaggggtaggcagaggtccacattaatacgacatgtaatgccactatacaatgtacacccactttcaccatttgtataataagtcccatgtaatagggggtgagcctattgccatatcctagacacaattccagactccgagaaatttacgaaaatccgaaaaaagcctagtaatactttgcgcgacccgggaatcgaatccgagaccccttgttcggcagtcacaacggcgaccactcgaccaacgagacagtccaCATGTGCTATACTTTGCCATTATACAAACCTTTTCGTTCTTACTCCCACTAAGTCTCAACAACTCTTTCCTCGCAACATCCACCTTGCCTTCTTTGAGCAAATAATAAGGAGTTTCAGGGATCCTCCAACAGGCTAAGAAGTAGCAAATAGGCATTACTATTAGGAAGTAACTTAGCACTTGATAGGACACGAAAGACCCTATTGCCAACATTAGGAGAGCTCCAAAACTGAACATGAATCTTGTGCCAGCTGTTAGAGTACCTCTGATCTCTTTGTCTGCTATTTCTGATAGATATACGCTTGTAACCTGTAAATAAAAGATaggaatattacattattataaattgtatatGATTTTATACTATGACACCATAAGGTAAGCTTCCAtagatccgcatcgtacgcatcgcacgcaacggattttagtttgtatagTATACAaatgcgtccactgatccgtatCGTACGGGCGCATACAATCCGTTTGATACGATCcatccgatgcgtacgatgcggacctgtggacacTTGCCAATAGTGATTTAGAATTGagaaagaataaattattatagaaatcgTTAGAACTTCAGGAGTGGTCGCATCAAGCCCGATTGAGCTGGTAATTgcatttaaatttcaaattgttCATAAAAAGCTCGGCATTTGATTCCAATTAGTTACCTACACATGTCCTATTAAATAAGATTCAGGACATAGCTGCTATAATATAGATTTGGGTTTATATGCCATAGGCACGCCATATCGGTCAGGGATCAAAGTATGTGAAAGTttttaagaagatttttttgagaggggagcAATCTttcagtgacttctcccgccttgaattTGGCggaagagtgtcagactcttactaactaaaaaccaccccgttccctcTCCTTCTTTGAGCCAGATACCTGTCCCCCGGTATCCaattacgttgtccgcagctccggaaaataatgaaaacttaCGGTAGTAATCATGCCGGACCCAAGTCCCCACGAAAACCTGCCGATGTATAGCAACCAGGGTTTAGTTGCGTGCAACACGAACACCTGCGAAAATAGAAaatcacatacataatttatacatTAACTTTGAAAAAGCGGGTAGATAATAGCGAGTTCATAAAGGAGTTAGAAAATTGTGAATTCAaactacaattattattgtatgttacAATCTAATCCTTTAGGTAATTATGGGTCATGCCAATCCTCAAGATAGCGCCTACATTGTACAGGTTTTACAATATAGAACGCCTTTCATATAGCCTCGTTTTATACCCTTTATATacggggaaacctcttatgacttaatttaaaccacatatttgttatcatcttggctgacaatataggTAAAAGGAGCGAAATAGATCCAGTAGTTACGCCAAAAAGCAATATTGTCTTTGAACTAATTTGAACactgtttacaaatacggcactataacagccgcgccgcatgtctcataatataaatacagaCCAACTAGACATGTGTCTTAAAGGATTCAGTAGACATACGTTAGATACATACCGTGCCAACAATGAAAGGCAAAGCACTAGCAAGTAGAGTGACTCGCCTGCCGAACTTGTCTGACACTCCGCTAGCGGCCAGGCTGCCTGTGACCATGCCTGGCGATATTATCGCCACCACCCACGAGATCTCgctctgtaaaataaatatttttattttacagtttagtTAAGAACCAATACTGCAATTACTGTTAGTCTATGCTTtgtataaaactaatatttaatttaaaacctgAAAACTTATTAGACTGCTCTGTAAGCCCGGTGGCTGATTGCGGCGGTGattctattcccgcacggaggaaCTGATTGTATGATCCATATGTTTCGAGTCTAAGTGTCATGTGAACGTGtcaacttgtatgtatgtaaatgcacccacaacacaagagGAAATAATAGTGCGGAGCAacgttttttagaaaaataaaacagtaaagttTGTAACAAAATGACTATGGTGCGGAGTTTTTACTACTAATACGAGTACAAATATTGATACAAGACAAACATTGATACAGGAATCATACTTCAGACATCTATGTTtcctatgtacatacatacataaacgtacatacataaacaaatatgtttCCTATGTATTAGCTGCTTAATACATAGGAAAAATAGATCTGTCTTAAACGATAATTCCTATATCATTTAAAGGgcttttcaatttattaatttaccttAAAAGTTACCAAGGAATATTAACTTATGCCTCGCGATTTGTCGACtattgaaatgtaaattataCTTACATTCGATATTACAATACTGGTCTCATTATTGTGGAACTTTGGCAGGATGGGGGCAGTCCAGAAATAGGCAGTACTCGTCGTCATCGTAGCTATTGACACTGGAAAATAGTACGAGTGTAAACATTTCAGCATTTTGACctttattgaaatgaaatcgTGTCTTTTAACTTGGAAAATCCCGAGACCTTAAATCAAGTTTGTTGATATAATCCGGTATACGAGCAAAcatctgatggtaagaaatcgctgccgcccacggctacccgaaacaccagaagcgtcaCCAGTGCGTtacgttaggaatttaaggtttttggggaatcgcagattaggaagggggtaattgggcctccagtaacctcactccaCTCAatgcaagcgtagtttcacgtcggttttctgggaggccgttgtatcactccgatcgagccttcccattcgtgctgaagcttGTCTCTCtaacacttaaaataattacactCTCATTTTATATGCGCCTAAATGTTATAACAGTtcccttagtactagtttgcgtattccgcgctctgattggttggttcattcgcactggccaatcagagccgtttttgttttacaaactcgtactaagccctctgagtAAAAAAGGCCATGTTTATTCTATTACGACAAgggttatttattatattacattacatcaCTTATCTATTTTCTACAACAGAATAAGATGTCTTTTACTTTATGTAAAGGTCAAGTACTTATCGTCATCATCTTATCTCGAGTAGGTATTTCTTAATGTTATCACAGAAATATACTATATTTCCTGCTTGTAGATCATTGGAAATACTTACCTTTTTGTAGTATTGTAGCATTGATTAAGATTATTAAGTGCTAAGCTAACTTAACATGGATAATAGAGCtctatatgtatgtttttttaagggaggaacaTCACATCGTGACttcttgggcgaagcgagaaagaatgtcagactcttactgactaaaaaccaccccgtactcCGCCGGAGCCCAAGtagggctccggctagaaacgcaggagccccggtaaacccgctaggtagtccgcagctccggataagtaCTTAGCTAACTTAACAGGGATAATTGAACTCTAAATAATCTGGGGGCAGTGTCTTAATTAGAAGGAGGGTTATGGTTTTTTTAGCTTATAGGTAGCTTGCATTAATGCAATGTTACCTTGGTTTTTTACTAGTATAGGTAATAACATACTGTGTCCTCTGCATATTTATTGTAGGTATCATGTTATctaaactgtaaaaaatatgttagtacCTACCAAATATTTACCTATCGTATGACATTTTAGGTTGCcataattatgcaaataaaaGTGTAAACACCGGAATATTTATagtaaatagttattataacgtttttattaagtaatggGAGGCAAATGAGCTGACGaattgcctgatggtaagcgatcagcgtcacCCATTGACACTCGCAACACCTGAGGAGGCACAgttacgttgccggccttttaataGGGAATACgatattttcttctattttttttttttttttggctggtttgaaggtcgtattggtTCGCAAATACTACTAACAACCACTCATTctacagttttgctgtgcgaggcagaaagtttcatGAGCAATGTACAGTTGTGgtctgccaaccatctatatgatggggatgaaAGTGCGTTATACTAGTCCATAactatctataattatttagtacTCTATAACTGGAAAACGTAGGAACCACAGCGCTGGTGTAATATTTAGCTATTTGATATATAGTATAGTAAGTTAAAaactatagatttttttttatatttttatgataacagttggaacttTGCAGATCACCTGGTAccatttggacgtcgacttcagcgACACCATGTATAGCATAtcctataattatttttgccTGCTGTTATGAGGTTTATTAAACTATGAAGTTTGAGCGTATAAAATGTTATAGCAGTAGCTTAgagttacatttatttattttattttttcctgagatttaatacctacttacttaggaacaaattaatataacaacaatGATAAACTTACCGGCAAATGCCGCCAAATACTGCATCCTGTGACTTTGtgacattttgataaaaaatatttcacacacGCTTAATCCAAACcactatttaattattcataactacaaaataaatcgtCTATAAACAAAACATCCTTCAAGTATTACTTTACAATCATTATATAGACACCTCATCAAAATATGTCAAGCAGTTACATAGTTTTTCACATATACTCGTACCTACATCACTTCACACACACAGCAATTTGCTATTTTTACGCAggttgaaaaaaaatacatatttattcgcgtttttttaaatataaaatagtcaATTTAGTAATGACACGTCTGTTACATAGAGATGATTTCTATTTATAATGAATCATATGTTGATTGTACCGATTTATCTTCGACGTACAGgcagcaacaatttgtggtggTACACGTGTATTAGcatttctgtttatttatttttttgctataaaatagTTGGCTACTTGATTCTTAGACATTTGATAGCCGTAGCCACATAAAAAGTGAGCGGTACCTATGTGCAAGGGTTCGGGATATTGTCTGCAGCTAAAACTCAAATTgactaagtttttatttgtgaaacatagGGTACATTAAAGGATGTAGTGAATGCTGCTATACATGACGTATGTATCGTAATGAAAGTTACAATATTGTGGGGAGAAAATaaccataattatttttatagttaaataaATTCAGCAATGAGTTATAGGATACTCTAAAGCATCAAAATGTAAACTTAACTTAAAACTTTTACTGTTTCATAATAGTTGATATCAATCaaaattggtttttatttcttcttcatCTTAGAAAATTCATGATCCTTTtctaaatatattgtaatatattcATTTGCAGATATGAATCCTACCTGcgttatgtttttttaacaataaatgtcAAGGTCGTTTTTTACCGAAAATAAGCTTGACTTTCATTagtatacctattttttttaatgttattccaATAGCAgtcattatttactttactaaacTAATTGTATCGTTTCAAATTTTTAGAAGCAATATACACTTAGCTGAAACATAATATGAATTTTTGATGGCTGACTGTACTAAACGTGAATGGCATCTAAATATAGTAACACCGTGTTATAGTAATAACGGTACTTAAGCAATgtagaatttataaataattgactAACGGATAAACAAAAGCAGTTTCTCTATTTAAGCCACGCGCTTATCAAGGTCAATGACCC from Spodoptera frugiperda isolate SF20-4 chromosome 26, AGI-APGP_CSIRO_Sfru_2.0, whole genome shotgun sequence includes the following:
- the LOC118264330 gene encoding facilitated trehalose transporter Tret1-like isoform X3 — its product is MSQSHRMQYLAAFAVSIATMTTSTAYFWTAPILPKFHNNETSIVISNSEISWVVAIISPGMVTGSLAASGVSDKFGRRVTLLASALPFIVGTVFVLHATKPWLLYIGRFSWGLGSGMITTVTSVYLSEIADKEIRGTLTAGTRFMFSFGALLMLAIGSFVSYQVLSYFLIVMPICYFLACWRIPETPYYLLKEGKVDVARKELLRLSGSKNEKMIEEKLSQMRSDVRKEMQRSSSVKELLTGKQYRKAVIVTAGLRFTQLFAGSIPIQQYMGRIIQQSNCGLPVSTALIIFGAVRFAVGLISPMIVDRVGRRPLLIYSYLGSCVMLAMVGVYFFLQQVIGIDDESSNPFRFVVFLGIIISIVISSVGFDTLIFIIPSEIFPLNVRSVAMTVLNIFSAFITFIVVKGYQPMEDWTGLYGVFWLYAVMACTGAIFTYAIVPETKGKSLREIQVELQGDIYDTPDDQNEQDEVEINENTELKDITR
- the LOC118264330 gene encoding facilitated trehalose transporter Tret1-like isoform X4: MSQSHRMQYLAAFAVSIATMTTSTAYFWTAPILPKFHNNETSIVISNSEISWVVAIISPGMVTGSLAASGVSDKFGRRVTLLASALPFIVGTVFVLHATKPWLLYIGRFSWGLGSGMITTVTSVYLSEIADKEIRGTLTAGTRFMFSFGALLMLAIGSFVSYQVLSYFLIVMPICYFLACWRIPETPYYLLKEGKVDVARKELLRLSGSKNEKMIEEKLSQMRSDVRKEMQRSSSVKELLTGKQYRKAVIVTAGLRFTQLFAGSIPIQQYMGRIIQQSNCGLPVSTALIIFGAVRFAVGLISPMIVDRVGRRPLLIYSYLGSCVMLAMVGVYFFLQQVIGIDDESSNPFRFVVFLGIIISIVISSVGFDTLIFIIPSEIFPLNVRSVAMTVLNIFSAFITFIVVKGYQPMEDWTGLYGVFWLYAVMACTGAIFTYAIVPETKGKSLREIQVELQGDIYDTPDDQNEQDEVEINENTELKDITR